The nucleotide sequence GGTACTCCATTCCCAACCTCAACTGAGGTTCCATCTCCGCGTTGAAGGGAATACCGATATGAAACACCGCATAGTGGATAAGGGAGCTTTCCACTTGATTGGCTTGAAGGCCCGCATACCGCTCGTACACTCGGGGCCCAACCAGGCGATCATCGACTTCCAGCGAAGCCTGGACCCTGCGCTGACGGCCAGGTTGCTTGAGTTGGCCGACACGGACCCCTCAGGTCCACTGTCTGTCACCGACAACATCCATGAGCAGCGGACCGAAGGAAGCGAGCTGGACTACTGGCATGCTGTGGCCTCCACCAGGGCAGCTCCGGAAGGCCTTGATTCCTTGGGGGTCCCCGCCGGACAGTGGGTAGTCTTCGAAGCCGAAGGAAAGTTCCCCGAGGTTCTTCAGAGCATGTGGGCGGACGCCGCCACTGAGTGGTTCCCGGCCAACCCGTACCGATGGGCGCCGGGACCCGAAATGCTCAGTGTCCAGGTTGAGGCAGGCGGAACACACGGCCGTGGCCAACTGTGGATTCCCGTGGAAAGGGATACCGCAGGTTCTGCCCCGGCCTAGAGCCCCTTGCCTCCCGTCACGGGCAGTACTGCACCGGAAATGTAGGATCCCTCGTCGGAGGCAAGCAGGACGTATGCAGGAGCCAGCTCCGCGGGTTGTCCGGCACGGCCCAAGGGCGTGTCCTGACCAAATGAGGGCAACTTGTCCGGCCACTCGGTGGCGGGGATCAACGGAGTCCAAATGGGACCGGGCGCCACAGCGTTGACGCGGATTCCCTTGGGTCCGAGTTCCTCGGCCATGGCCTTGGTAAAGGCCACCTGGGCAGCCTTGGTCATGGCGTAATCCACCAGTTGCGCCGAGGGATTGAAAGCCTGGATGGATGCGGTCACGATGATCGACGCTCCGGGGCGGAGGTGGGGAATGGCCGCTTGTGCCGTCCAGATGAGGGAGTACAGGTTGGTCTTGAAGACGCGGTCGAACTCCTCAGTGGGGATCGTTTCCAGGCCCTCCCTGTTCTTTTGGTAGGCCGCGTTCAGCACTACGACGTTGAGGCCGCCGAGCTCCCGAACAGTGCGTTCCACGATTTCGGCGGCAAAGCCTTCGTCCCGCGCGTCGCCGGGCAGCAGTAGGACCCGGGCACCGCACTCGCGGATCCAGTCCGACGTCGATTGCGCGTCTTCTTCCTCTTCCGGGAGGTAGCTGATGGCTACATCGGCACCTTCCCGGGCGTAGGCGATGGCCACTGCGGCACCGATACCGGAGTCCCCACCGGTTATGAGCGCCGTTTTGCCCTGCAGCCGGCCGTGCCCAACGTAGCTTTTTTCGCCGTGGTCGGGCTGTGGGTCAAGGGGCTTGGTCAGGCCTGGCTGTTGCTGCTCCTGGCGGGGAAATTCATCCCCGTAATAGCCGCTCCGGGGATCCGAGGGCGCGGAGGCGAGGCGATGCCCGCCTGCTTCCGGGTCGTCATTCCGGCGTGGATCGTCGTGAGTCATGATTCTGCCCCTCTCAGGTAGCCTGCTCGCAGGATTCACCGAACCGGTGTTCCATCGCACGGTTTGGCTCATCGCACGGTTTGTTGGACCTGTACCCACCACCCGGGCCCCTAAACGGTGCTCGGCTCCCTTGGCAGGACCCACCGGAAATCGCTAGGTCCGGAGGGACTTGGCCTTGACCATCAGGAAGAGCCCGTAGGCAATCAGCCCGACGGCGACGGCGGCCAGCAAGTACGGCCCATATGGCTGTTCCCGCAGCGCCTTCAGGCTTCCATCCAGGCCGGTTGATTGCTCCGGTTGGGCACGTATGGCGGCGATGACCACCAGCAGGCCGACCAGGAACAGGGCAATGCCTTTCGCTATGTAGCCCACCACGCCCACGCCGACCTGGAACTTGCGGACGGCCTCCTCCGAGGACAACGAGATGTCCCGTTTGAACGTTTGCCGGAAGCCGCGCACGGCGAACACGATGCCCGTGATGGCGATGCCTGCACCGATCGCGACCAGCAGGAACACCCCGAAGGGAGCACTCAGGAGGGTGAGGGTGAAATCGCTGCTGGACTCGCGGCTGTTTTTGCCCTGGCCCATGATG is from Paenarthrobacter nicotinovorans and encodes:
- a CDS encoding AraC family transcriptional regulator, with the protein product MQEWNQAMAIIEQDLAATAEVSELAKAALTSEYHFRRMFSSLAGIPISEYIRRRRLTAATAEILEGATVLDVAVRYGYGSAEAFTRAFKAMHGLTPSEARRPGAVLHSQPQLRFHLRVEGNTDMKHRIVDKGAFHLIGLKARIPLVHSGPNQAIIDFQRSLDPALTARLLELADTDPSGPLSVTDNIHEQRTEGSELDYWHAVASTRAAPEGLDSLGVPAGQWVVFEAEGKFPEVLQSMWADAATEWFPANPYRWAPGPEMLSVQVEAGGTHGRGQLWIPVERDTAGSAPA
- a CDS encoding DUF1206 domain-containing protein → MRKAADAAEEASNSRTFEIVARAGYAVSGLLHVLIGVIALQLAFGRGGEADVSGAVASLASQPVGPVLLWACFGACAALALWQLGNAILGERTSSKKLTKRLSAAGQALVFAALAATIVSFIMGQGKNSRESSSDFTLTLLSAPFGVFLLVAIGAGIAITGIVFAVRGFRQTFKRDISLSSEEAVRKFQVGVGVVGYIAKGIALFLVGLLVVIAAIRAQPEQSTGLDGSLKALREQPYGPYLLAAVAVGLIAYGLFLMVKAKSLRT
- a CDS encoding SDR family oxidoreductase; amino-acid sequence: MTHDDPRRNDDPEAGGHRLASAPSDPRSGYYGDEFPRQEQQQPGLTKPLDPQPDHGEKSYVGHGRLQGKTALITGGDSGIGAAVAIAYAREGADVAISYLPEEEEDAQSTSDWIRECGARVLLLPGDARDEGFAAEIVERTVRELGGLNVVVLNAAYQKNREGLETIPTEEFDRVFKTNLYSLIWTAQAAIPHLRPGASIIVTASIQAFNPSAQLVDYAMTKAAQVAFTKAMAEELGPKGIRVNAVAPGPIWTPLIPATEWPDKLPSFGQDTPLGRAGQPAELAPAYVLLASDEGSYISGAVLPVTGGKGL